Genomic window (Chloroflexota bacterium):
CCCTCCATCACAAGGTGGAAGTCCAGGTCCAGGCTGAAGAGCTTCGCAGCCGACTGCGCCATGCCGCCCGGCGACTCAACTCCCTCGTCGGCGATAAGGGGCGCAAGGAGCTTGCCGAAATCACCGCCGAGGTCGAAGAGATCAAGAAGGCCGTCGGCAAAGAGGAGTGGAAGACGGAAGCCGTCGAACGCCCCGCCGTCGCCGAAAGCATCTGCCCCGGCGACCTCGTCCGCATCCAGGGGCTCGATACGCCCGCCGAACTCCTCTCCGGCCCCGATGACCGGGGCCGCTACGAAGTCCAGGCCGGCCCCCTCCGTATCCACGTCACCCGTTCGCGCATCCTATCTAAAGAGAAGCGCTCGCCGCCGGAGCCCAAGCGCCCCATCAACGTCTTGAAAGGCGTCGAGAAGCGGGCCATCGTCGGCGATGAGCTGTGGGTCCACGGCATGCGCGCGCAGCAGGCGGTGGAGGCGGTCAATGACTACATTGAAAAGGCGGCTCTTGCAGGCCACACCAGCGTTCGGATCATCCACGGCAAGGGCCAGGGGATACTCCGCAAGGCCATCCAACGCGCCCTGGGCGACCACCCCCTCGTCGGCCTCTTCCGCGATGGCGGCCACGGCGAAGGCGGCGAAGGCGTCACCATCGTCGAACTGTAGGGGCGGAGAACCTGCCCTGAGTCCATCGAAGGGTCCCGCATCGTCCAACTCCGTCACCCTGAGCGTTTCTTATCCGCAAGGAAGCGAAGGGCGTACATCCGCCTCCTCTTTCCCATCTTCACCGGTACGGGCGGCCCTTCCTCGGGCTGGCTACGCCAGGGCTCAGCCCCGCCCGCTCTGAACTGTGAGGCACACCCATGCTCACTGAAGAATACATCTGCGAAAGCTGCGGCCATGTCTTCCCCAGCCGTTTGCCCATGGCCCAGGAGACCTGCCCCCGCTGCGGCGCCTCCAAGCTCAAGCGCAACCCCTGGCTCATGGGCACCGACCAAGCCGTCTCCCTCACCGACGAGGACTACCGGCACAAGGTTGAAGTGACCACCTGATGCTAACCCCGTCCGCCGTGCGCGGACACAGCAAAACGTAGGGGCGGCCCGATACCATCGGGCGAACGCGGCGCGCGCCCTCTCCCTTCCCCCGCCGTATAATGCCCTCCACCGCCATGCCTCCCTCTCGCAAAGCACACGACCCGCGCCAGATGCCCGGCCTCTTCCCGCCGGAAGAGACGCCAGCTGACGCCTTCGACCACAAAGCCCCCCTTGCTGCGCGCATGCGCCCGCGTACCCTCGATGAATTCGCCGGCCAGGAGCACCTCGTCGGCCCTGGGCGCATCCTCCGCAAGTCCATCCAATCCGACCAGGTTCCCTCACTCGTCCTTTGGGGTCCGCCTGGCAGCGGCAAGACCACCCTCGCGCGCATCATCGCCAACGCTACCAAGGCCCACTTCTCTCCCGTCAGCGCCGTCACCTCCGGCGTCGCCGACTTGCGTCGCGTCGTCCAGGAGGCCCAGGAGCGCAAGCGCGCCACCGGCCAACGGACCATCCTCTTCATTGATGAGATCCACCGCTTCAACAAGGGCCAGCAAGACGCCATCCTGCCCTATGTGGAAGACGGCACCGTCACCTTCATCGGCGCGACTACGGAGAACCCGTCCTTCGAAGTCGTCTCGCCGCTCCTCTCCAGGGCGCGCGTCTTCCACCTCAAGGCCCTGGAGCCGCAGCACCTCAAGCGCCTCATCGCCACGGCCCTTCGCGATGCCGAGCGCGGCCTGGGGGCGTTGAACCTCCGCCTGGAGCCCGAGGCCGAAGCCTTCCTCCTCACCGTCGCCAACGGCGATGCGCGAACGGCCCTCAACGCCCTGGAGCTTGCCGCCTCAGCCGCCGAAGTCGGCCCCGCCGGGGAGCGGCTTATCACCCTCGCCATTGCGGAAGACGCCATGCAGCGCCGCCACCTCAGGTACGACCGCGCCGGCGATGAGCACTATGACACCATCTCCGCCTTCATCAAGTCCATCCGCGGCTCCGACCCCGATGCCGCCGTCTACTGGCTCGCGCGCATGCTGGAGGCCGGCGAAGATCCCCTCTTCATCGTGCGCCGCCTGGTCATCCTGGCCTCGGAGGACATCGGCCTCGCCGACCCGAACGCCCTCGTTATCGCCGTCGCGGCGCAGCAAGCCGTCCACTTCCTCGGCATGCCGGAGGCCCACTTCGCCCTCACGGAGGCAGCGATCTACCTGGCCGCCGCGCCCAAGAGCAACAGCGCCCTCACCTCCTACGCCGCCGCCAAGGCCGATGTAGAGGCGACCCTCAACCAGCCCGTGCCGCTCCACCTGCGCAACGCCCCCACCGGCCTCATGCGCGCACTGGGCTACGGCAAGGAGTACCGCTACGCTCACGATTACGCAGGCCACCAGGTGGAGCAGCAGCACCTGCCCGATTCGCTGAGGGGCAAGCGCTACTACGAGCCGGGGTCGGAAGGCTTTGAGGCAGAGATCGCCAAACGCCTCCGAACCTGGCGAAAACGCCCGTAGGCTCGGTCGATCGCTCGCTAGCGCGTCCCCGCCACCAACTCCAGGAACTGACGCACCTCTGCGATGGAGGCCAGCCGGTACTCCGCCGCCGTCGGGACCGTCGTCCCGCCCACCCGCGCCGTGATGCCGATGCGCCGTATCGCCTTGAAGCCGTCCTCGTCCGTCTCGTCGTCCCCGATGTAGAGCGCCAGCACATCCTTCGCATCGCCGGTGAAGGCCCCTGATGTGTCCACGATCTTTCGCGCGTCCGCCCCCGGCCCGCCCAGCAGCATCGCCAGGCCGTGGCCCTTGCCCCATGGCTCGCCGGGGCGCACTTCCAAGAGGCGTTTGCCCAGGGTCACGCGCACCTCGCCGGCCTCTCGCCAGGGAGAGACCACCCGCTCGAAGGCCCGCTTCGCCATGGCCACCGTCTTCGCGTCCGGCGCCTGGCGATAGTGGACGGCCAGCGTGTAGCCCTTCGGCTCCAGGTTCACGCCGTTAAACGGCGCAAGCTCCCGGGCCAGCTCCTTCGCCACCTGGGCAGTGACCCGCTTGAACTCCGCCGCCCTGGGGTGATGCCACAGCCTGCCGCGCCGCTCGATATCGAAACCGTGGGTGGCGATGTAGGTGATGTCCCGCAGGCCGACGCGGCTCTTGAGATCGTCCAGGGCGCGCCCGCTCACGATGGCCACTTCCACCCCGGGCAGCTTGCCCAGCCGCGCGATGAGGCCCTTCGTCTCCCCGGGGAGACGCGCATCGGCGAAGTGCTGGACGATGGGGCTGAGCGTCCCATCGAAGTCCAGGCCGATGAAGAGCTTGGGCGCACCCGCGATCCGCTCGCGCACCTCAGGCCAGGCCGCCAGCAGGTTCGCGGCGCGATCCGATTTGGCTGACGTTCTTTTCGGGCTCATGGGCATCAAGTATAGGCTATCGCACCTACTATTATCGAATTCATTCAAAACTCGTCTAAAAACTTATTGACAGCCTATCCCTGGTCGCGGCATAATTATCTTGAACTTAGTTTAGAACCACGTCACGGACGTGGGGCTGGACAGCTATCTCGCCCCATTGGGGCTTGGGCGAAGGAGCCGCTATGCCGTACGACGCGACATCTCCAAACCCGATGCCTGAGCAGGTCATCGGCAAGGCCGTCATCAAGATCGTGGGCGTCGGCGGCGGCGGTGTGAATTCGGTGCGCCGCGTCAACGTGAACGAAGTCCCCGGCATCGAGCTTATCGCCATCAACACGGACACCGTCTCCCTGGACACCGTGAAGAACATGAAGACGATCCACATCGGCCCGCAGACCACGCGCGGCCTGGGCGCGGGCGGCAAGCCCGAGATCGGGCGGCGCGCGGCGGAGGAGACCAAGGAGACGATCCGCAAAGAGCTCACCGGCGCGGACCTTGTCTTCGTCGTGGCCGGCATGGGCGGCGGCACCGGCACCGGCGCGGCGCCCCTGGTGGCGCAGCTGGCCCGCGAGTGCGGCGCGCTCTCCGTCTCCATCGTCACCACGCCCTTCGGCTTCGAAGGCTCCCGCCGCAAAACGATCGCGCAGATGGGCTTGGACCCCCTGAAGATGGCCTCCGACACCATGATCGTCGTCAACAACGACCGCATCATGTCCTCCGTGAAGAAGAACACCACCATCATGAACTCCTTCGCGGTGGCGGACGATGTGGTGAAGGACGCCATCATGGCCGTCTCCCGGGTCATCAACGTGGCCGGGGACATCAACGTGGACTTCGCCGATATCAAGACGGTGGTGAGCGGCGGCGGCGCAGGCGTCATGGCGGTGGAGCGCGCCGAGGGTAGCCAGCGGGTGATGAAGGCGGCCAAGCTCGCCATCGAAAATCCCCTGATGGACGCCACGGTCCACGGCGCCAAGGGCATCATCTTCTGCGTCAACGGCCCGCCCGACCTGAGCATGGCGGAGATCAGCGAAGCAGGCACCTTCCTCTCCAGCATCGCCGATAAAGAGGCGAATATCTTCTTCGGCATGCACATTGACGAAGGCCGCCCGAAGGACGACGACCATGTGGAAGTGGTCATCATCGCGACGCACCTGCCGCCGCCGGCGGACGAGGGCAAGGCTGAGCGCATGTCCGTCACCGACCGGGTGAAGCTGGCCACAGCCCGCTACTACTCGGACGAAGACCTGCCCTCTTTCCTCAGGCTTCCCGGCCAGCAGGCCCCCGCGCCGACGAACCAGAACGGCCCTGCCAGGCCCAAGTACCAGAAGATGGACGATATCTTCCGCTAGACCGAGACCAGCGCTACGACATTCCCTACCCGGGCTCACCACACCCCTAGACACCTCCGGAGCCTCCCATGCCTGCACAAGTCGTCGAAGACGAAGAGATCGAATACGAGTCCCCTCGCGCGGAGATGACGCCGAAGGTCTACCTCCCGCCGAAGGAGACGGAGACCGAGGCCTCCAAGGCCAAAGAGC
Coding sequences:
- the otsB gene encoding trehalose-phosphatase produces the protein MMPMSPKRTSAKSDRAANLLAAWPEVRERIAGAPKLFIGLDFDGTLSPIVQHFADARLPGETKGLIARLGKLPGVEVAIVSGRALDDLKSRVGLRDITYIATHGFDIERRGRLWHHPRAAEFKRVTAQVAKELARELAPFNGVNLEPKGYTLAVHYRQAPDAKTVAMAKRAFERVVSPWREAGEVRVTLGKRLLEVRPGEPWGKGHGLAMLLGGPGADARKIVDTSGAFTGDAKDVLALYIGDDETDEDGFKAIRRIGITARVGGTTVPTAAEYRLASIAEVRQFLELVAGTR
- a CDS encoding replication-associated recombination protein A gives rise to the protein MPGLFPPEETPADAFDHKAPLAARMRPRTLDEFAGQEHLVGPGRILRKSIQSDQVPSLVLWGPPGSGKTTLARIIANATKAHFSPVSAVTSGVADLRRVVQEAQERKRATGQRTILFIDEIHRFNKGQQDAILPYVEDGTVTFIGATTENPSFEVVSPLLSRARVFHLKALEPQHLKRLIATALRDAERGLGALNLRLEPEAEAFLLTVANGDARTALNALELAASAAEVGPAGERLITLAIAEDAMQRRHLRYDRAGDEHYDTISAFIKSIRGSDPDAAVYWLARMLEAGEDPLFIVRRLVILASEDIGLADPNALVIAVAAQQAVHFLGMPEAHFALTEAAIYLAAAPKSNSALTSYAAAKADVEATLNQPVPLHLRNAPTGLMRALGYGKEYRYAHDYAGHQVEQQHLPDSLRGKRYYEPGSEGFEAEIAKRLRTWRKRP
- the ftsZ gene encoding cell division protein FtsZ produces the protein MPYDATSPNPMPEQVIGKAVIKIVGVGGGGVNSVRRVNVNEVPGIELIAINTDTVSLDTVKNMKTIHIGPQTTRGLGAGGKPEIGRRAAEETKETIRKELTGADLVFVVAGMGGGTGTGAAPLVAQLARECGALSVSIVTTPFGFEGSRRKTIAQMGLDPLKMASDTMIVVNNDRIMSSVKKNTTIMNSFAVADDVVKDAIMAVSRVINVAGDINVDFADIKTVVSGGGAGVMAVERAEGSQRVMKAAKLAIENPLMDATVHGAKGIIFCVNGPPDLSMAEISEAGTFLSSIADKEANIFFGMHIDEGRPKDDDHVEVVIIATHLPPPADEGKAERMSVTDRVKLATARYYSDEDLPSFLRLPGQQAPAPTNQNGPARPKYQKMDDIFR